The Bacteroides acidifaciens genome includes a region encoding these proteins:
- a CDS encoding fimbrillin family protein, with product MKRQDLWLGSLLAVAGFFGACTNVVEDEFQNNKYPLELTAEKSGMTFTRGIGEKTEWNGGESVSLYDGFSQKLYEVSQSGEMSAKNNDPLYWYTTTEEETLFAWYPSSETLLTEWAVAADQTTDEAYQNSDFLYAYEKMKFRSERKLKFRHGTVKLIINVKGDGDTVSEEDLNGVVFTVNAVTKGTMTEGKLQSVAGAGTAVMKPYLLNAREGYAYSFQLLTIPQDMSSKLFFKVVLKDGRTFGHTPGNGEGILEGGHQYTYNVGVGKPGLKVTIEKDSVSWDGDDEEVEGTDKE from the coding sequence ATGAAAAGACAAGACTTATGGCTCGGCAGCTTATTGGCGGTGGCAGGCTTCTTCGGAGCATGTACCAATGTAGTGGAAGACGAGTTTCAGAATAATAAATATCCGCTGGAGTTGACAGCGGAAAAGTCCGGTATGACTTTCACACGCGGTATCGGTGAAAAGACTGAGTGGAACGGGGGAGAATCCGTTTCCCTTTATGACGGTTTCTCACAGAAACTGTATGAGGTTTCTCAGTCGGGAGAAATGAGTGCCAAGAATAACGACCCTCTTTATTGGTACACGACCACAGAGGAAGAAACTTTGTTTGCCTGGTATCCTTCTTCGGAAACCTTATTGACTGAATGGGCGGTAGCCGCCGACCAGACTACTGATGAAGCCTATCAAAACTCGGATTTTCTTTATGCCTATGAGAAGATGAAATTCCGTAGCGAACGGAAGCTTAAATTCCGTCATGGAACGGTAAAACTGATTATCAACGTGAAGGGTGACGGCGATACGGTGTCCGAAGAAGATTTGAATGGCGTTGTCTTTACTGTAAATGCAGTGACAAAGGGGACAATGACAGAGGGTAAATTGCAATCGGTCGCAGGTGCCGGAACGGCAGTGATGAAACCTTATCTGTTAAACGCTAGAGAGGGATATGCCTATTCTTTCCAGTTGTTGACGATTCCACAAGATATGTCCAGTAAGTTGTTCTTTAAGGTTGTGTTGAAAGACGGCAGGACTTTCGGGCATACACCGGGCAATGGAGAGGGAATCTTGGAAGGCGGACACCAATATACATACAATGTAGGAGTTGGTAAGCCGGGACTGAAAGTGACCATAGAGAAAGATTCTGTTTCGTGGGATGGTGATGATGAGGAAGTGGAAGGAACTGATAAGGAATAA
- a CDS encoding fimbrillin family protein, whose product MKNMYLAAAMLVSLAFSACSDEESGKADRAYKPIEIFGNIDEVLDNVQKFRAVGAAWGTDDRIGVTVEADEDNATLNAVDTYINIQYRNENGNAFRVVNEGSTDNNIRLKGEGEFTLNAYYPYQGENGTLPGTEGVIAKTISGSDQTADKQPQIDFLFAKATGIRAEAPVTFDFSHKMTKIILKFKATNGATLNNMKVYLKSLQLEGTFNVTTGEAVAKGVATPNSELSMDITKPAEGEMTASIILFPQDMPAEVLLEVRMNDETYTQYMPVQNLESGHAYPYNVTFENPAMTITKAEIEDWIVEDDKDVTASVTE is encoded by the coding sequence ATGAAAAACATGTATTTAGCAGCCGCTATGCTAGTGTCATTAGCTTTCTCAGCTTGCAGTGACGAAGAATCGGGAAAAGCAGACCGCGCTTATAAGCCCATCGAAATTTTTGGAAATATCGACGAAGTGTTGGACAATGTTCAGAAATTCCGTGCTGTCGGTGCGGCGTGGGGGACGGACGACCGTATCGGAGTGACTGTTGAAGCGGACGAGGATAATGCGACGCTTAACGCAGTGGACACCTATATTAATATCCAGTACCGCAATGAAAACGGAAATGCGTTTCGTGTTGTGAATGAAGGTTCGACAGACAATAATATCCGTTTGAAAGGAGAAGGTGAGTTTACCTTGAATGCTTATTATCCTTATCAGGGTGAGAATGGAACTTTGCCGGGTACGGAAGGTGTGATAGCAAAAACGATAAGCGGCTCAGACCAGACTGCGGACAAACAGCCTCAAATAGACTTCTTATTCGCGAAGGCTACCGGGATTCGTGCCGAAGCTCCCGTTACATTTGACTTCTCACACAAAATGACCAAGATAATACTGAAGTTCAAGGCAACCAACGGTGCCACACTGAACAATATGAAAGTCTATCTGAAAAGCCTGCAACTCGAAGGAACTTTCAACGTGACTACCGGTGAGGCTGTTGCCAAGGGCGTCGCTACCCCTAACTCTGAATTGAGTATGGATATTACTAAACCGGCAGAAGGTGAAATGACTGCGTCTATTATTCTCTTCCCGCAGGATATGCCGGCGGAAGTATTGCTGGAAGTAAGGATGAATGATGAGACATATACTCAATATATGCCTGTTCAGAATTTGGAGAGCGGACATGCTTATCCTTATAATGTGACATTCGAAAATCCGGCAATGACAATCACCAAAGCGGAGATTGAAGATTGGATAGTCGAAGATGATAAAGATGTGACAGCTTCGGTTACTGAATAA
- a CDS encoding fimbrillin family protein, translated as MKQYKLIQVALLAILLFSWAGCSQNEEEVPGNAQNGIVLNVTDTGLISNEPSTRTEDTGFVTTFTQGDQIGLFAVKDGAILDEINNMPFTFNGSSWSGKPILYDERLAGVTFYAYYPYQPDMSGKTDLAGDDFFAPLVAAWELTTEQSDQKAYAKQDLMTSNATALIGENGNYSLSFQLTHRMSLVVVKLPSTRYIFTDAEGVAMPEEIPYVAMPVDVAFYLDNVGEGNKIAPYYDAKQDEYRLLRKPSSENQIIGHYNDKQCTLDTAEKMKEGKYKRFVVDGGYKEVTHHLQVGDYYYADGSVVSGSEGEPSKDNCIGVVCWVGNPMPSVLYKDVVGTPYTAENDALLRSHPNCVHGLVLSLYTETGKFSPALTKSMHDWFVTTPFASSYVAITGYYDTNESSKNKPLRFLGYNNSEILDLYYNEFKTDFECFSYQNDCENDFPAPPVSTGWYVPSSGELIALQDKENSLETKLNSKLIKVSDNIMDISATYWSSTERNNKNMYIVTYSKTAGSAGTGGIKTNSYTYRFFLGF; from the coding sequence ATGAAACAATATAAACTTATACAAGTAGCTTTGCTGGCAATCCTGTTGTTCAGTTGGGCTGGTTGTTCTCAGAATGAAGAAGAAGTTCCGGGAAATGCACAGAACGGAATTGTACTAAATGTGACTGACACAGGTCTGATTAGCAATGAACCGTCTACACGTACGGAAGATACGGGATTCGTCACGACCTTTACTCAGGGCGACCAAATCGGATTGTTTGCCGTGAAAGACGGTGCGATATTGGACGAAATCAATAATATGCCTTTTACTTTCAATGGTTCGAGTTGGTCGGGCAAACCGATATTGTATGATGAGCGCCTGGCGGGAGTGACTTTCTATGCTTATTACCCTTATCAACCGGATATGAGCGGTAAGACAGATTTGGCAGGCGATGATTTCTTTGCTCCTCTGGTAGCCGCCTGGGAACTGACTACGGAGCAGAGTGACCAAAAAGCGTATGCGAAACAGGATTTGATGACCTCAAATGCAACCGCATTGATTGGTGAGAACGGAAACTACTCATTAAGCTTTCAGTTGACGCACCGTATGAGTCTGGTGGTTGTGAAGCTGCCTTCCACCCGTTATATCTTTACGGATGCCGAAGGAGTGGCAATGCCGGAAGAAATTCCTTATGTTGCCATGCCTGTTGATGTAGCTTTCTATCTTGACAATGTGGGCGAAGGAAATAAAATAGCTCCTTATTATGATGCAAAGCAGGATGAATACCGTTTATTAAGAAAACCGTCATCGGAGAATCAGATTATCGGTCATTACAATGACAAGCAATGTACGCTTGATACGGCGGAAAAGATGAAAGAAGGAAAGTATAAACGTTTTGTTGTTGATGGTGGATATAAAGAGGTGACACATCATCTACAGGTAGGTGATTATTATTATGCGGATGGCAGTGTGGTAAGTGGCAGTGAAGGAGAACCTTCCAAAGATAATTGTATTGGAGTAGTTTGTTGGGTAGGAAATCCAATGCCTTCCGTATTATATAAAGATGTTGTAGGGACTCCCTATACAGCCGAAAATGATGCATTACTTCGTTCACATCCTAATTGTGTTCATGGATTAGTTTTAAGTCTTTACACAGAGACAGGCAAATTCTCTCCTGCTTTGACTAAAAGTATGCATGACTGGTTTGTAACAACTCCGTTTGCTTCTTCATATGTTGCAATAACAGGATATTATGATACGAACGAAAGTAGTAAGAATAAGCCGCTTCGTTTTTTAGGATATAATAACTCGGAAATCTTAGATTTGTATTACAATGAATTCAAAACTGATTTTGAATGTTTCAGTTATCAGAATGATTGTGAGAATGATTTTCCGGCACCACCTGTTTCTACAGGTTGGTATGTACCTTCTAGTGGAGAACTTATTGCTTTGCAAGATAAAGAAAATTCTTTAGAGACTAAGTTGAATTCTAAACTGATTAAAGTATCGGATAACATAATGGATATATCTGCTACCTATTGGAGTAGTACAGAGCGAAATAATAAGAATATGTATATTGTTACTTATTCAAAGACCGCTGGCTCGGCAGGAACGGGAGGTATAAAGACGAATAGCTACACTTATCGTTTCTTCTTGGGATTCTAA